A part of Pararoseomonas sp. SCSIO 73927 genomic DNA contains:
- the glcF gene encoding glycolate oxidase subunit GlcF, with protein MRTEFTAAQLADPDIRESNQILRTCVHCGFCTATCPTFVLLGDELDSPRGRIYLIKDMLESGRAAREEEVRHVDRCLSCLSCMTTCPSGVNYMHLVDHARSHIEKTYRRPPMERAIRAVLSLVLPRPRLFRAALAGARLARPLRGLFGGASMTAKRLRAMLDLAPEAVPEPGDSAKPTVHRAQGPRRGRVALLTGCAQTVLAPSINEATIRLLTRMGIEVVVTAGQGCCGALTHHMGKQGSSHTQARRNIEAWAAEARGEGLDAIVVNASGCGTAVKDYGHMFREAEPGLRDRAALVAELAKDVSEVLEAFRYAPVRERPGIAVAYHAACSLQHGQRITGVPKALLERAGFDVRVPSEAHLCCGSAGTYNILQPEIAGRLRERKLGHLEATGADLVASGNIGCLTQLGGGMPVAHTVELLDWMAGGPAPAAVAGLRRPEPATSGAPSAA; from the coding sequence ATGAGGACGGAGTTCACGGCGGCGCAGCTGGCGGATCCGGACATCCGCGAGTCCAATCAGATCCTGCGAACCTGCGTGCATTGCGGGTTCTGCACGGCGACCTGCCCCACCTTCGTGCTGCTGGGGGACGAGTTGGATAGCCCGCGCGGGCGCATCTACCTCATCAAGGACATGCTGGAATCCGGCCGCGCGGCGCGGGAGGAGGAGGTGCGGCACGTGGACCGCTGCCTCTCCTGCCTCTCCTGCATGACGACCTGCCCAAGCGGCGTGAACTACATGCACCTGGTGGATCACGCGCGCAGCCATATCGAGAAGACCTATCGCCGCCCGCCGATGGAGCGGGCGATCCGCGCCGTGCTGTCGCTGGTGCTGCCGCGCCCGCGGCTGTTCCGGGCGGCGCTGGCGGGGGCGCGGCTGGCGCGGCCGCTACGGGGGCTGTTCGGGGGGGCTTCCATGACCGCGAAGCGGCTGCGGGCGATGCTGGACCTGGCGCCGGAGGCGGTGCCGGAGCCCGGGGATTCCGCGAAGCCCACCGTGCACCGCGCGCAGGGGCCGCGGCGCGGGCGGGTGGCGCTGCTGACGGGCTGCGCGCAGACGGTGCTCGCGCCCTCCATCAACGAGGCGACGATCCGGCTGCTGACGCGGATGGGGATCGAGGTGGTGGTGACGGCGGGGCAGGGCTGCTGCGGCGCGCTGACCCATCACATGGGGAAGCAGGGCTCCTCCCACACCCAGGCGCGGCGCAACATCGAGGCCTGGGCGGCCGAGGCGCGCGGGGAGGGGCTGGACGCGATCGTGGTGAACGCCTCGGGCTGCGGCACCGCGGTGAAGGATTACGGCCACATGTTCCGGGAGGCCGAGCCGGGGCTGCGGGACAGGGCGGCGCTGGTGGCGGAGCTGGCGAAGGACGTGTCCGAGGTGCTGGAGGCTTTCCGTTACGCGCCGGTGCGGGAGAGGCCGGGGATCGCGGTGGCCTATCACGCCGCCTGCTCGCTCCAGCACGGGCAGCGGATCACGGGCGTGCCGAAGGCGTTGCTGGAGCGGGCGGGGTTCGACGTGCGGGTGCCGTCGGAGGCGCATCTCTGCTGCGGCAGCGCGGGCACCTACAACATCCTGCAGCCGGAGATCGCGGGGCGGCTGCGGGAGCGCAAGCTGGGGCATCTGGAGGCGACGGGGGCGGATCTCGTCGCGTCGGGCAATATCGGGTGCCTGACGCAGCTCGGGGGCGGGATGCCGGTGGCGCACACGGTGGAGCTGCTGGACTGGATGGCCGGGGGGCCGGCGCCGGCGGCGGTGGCAGGGCTGCGGCGGCCGGAGCCGGCGACGTCGGGGGCGCCCTCGGCCGCCTGA
- the pyk gene encoding pyruvate kinase: MASRIPIRRRRRTKMIATLGPASADPQVIERLFRAGADVFRLNFSHGSHEDHAARIATIREIERRTGRPIGILADVQGPKLRVGKFGGGRVQLQQGQPFRLDLSPVPGDVRRVQLPHPEIISAARIGTSLLLDDGKLRLGVVRQRDDHLETEVLVGGALSDRKGVNVPDVVLPIPALTVKDRADLDFVLEQGVEFIGLSFVQRPEDVAEAKAIANGRAWIMVKMEKPQAVERMDDILDLADAVMVARGDLGVECPPEEVPLIQKRIVRAARTRGLPVVVATQMLESMISAPTPTRAEASDVATAVFDGADAVMLSAETAAGSYPYEAVNIMDRIVARTEQDPGWRAITDNNRPEPRHTSSDAIAAAARQVASTIEAEAIGAFTSTGSTVLRVARERPAAPIIGMTANESTARRLALVWGVHPVLSKEPASMTDMVAKGLRAAAAEGFATTGDEVVVVAGVPFGTPGTTNALRVAIVE, encoded by the coding sequence TTGGCCAGCCGCATCCCGATCCGCCGCCGCCGCCGCACGAAGATGATCGCCACCCTCGGCCCGGCCAGCGCCGACCCGCAGGTCATCGAGCGCCTGTTCCGCGCCGGCGCGGACGTCTTCCGCCTCAACTTCTCCCACGGTTCCCACGAGGACCACGCGGCCCGCATCGCGACCATCCGCGAGATCGAGCGCCGCACCGGCCGCCCCATCGGCATCCTGGCGGACGTGCAGGGCCCGAAGCTCCGCGTCGGCAAGTTTGGCGGCGGCCGCGTCCAGCTCCAGCAGGGCCAGCCCTTCCGCCTGGATCTCTCCCCCGTCCCCGGCGACGTGCGCCGCGTGCAGCTTCCCCACCCCGAGATCATCTCGGCCGCCCGCATCGGCACCTCCCTGCTGCTGGATGACGGCAAGCTCCGCCTCGGCGTCGTCCGGCAGCGGGACGACCACCTGGAGACGGAAGTGCTCGTCGGCGGCGCCCTGTCCGACCGCAAGGGCGTGAACGTGCCGGACGTCGTGCTGCCCATCCCCGCCCTGACCGTGAAGGACCGCGCCGACCTCGACTTCGTGCTTGAGCAGGGCGTGGAGTTCATCGGCCTCTCCTTCGTCCAGCGCCCGGAGGACGTGGCGGAGGCGAAGGCCATCGCGAACGGCCGCGCCTGGATCATGGTGAAGATGGAGAAGCCCCAGGCGGTGGAGCGGATGGACGACATCCTCGACCTCGCCGACGCCGTGATGGTCGCCCGCGGCGACCTCGGCGTGGAGTGCCCGCCGGAGGAGGTGCCGCTGATCCAGAAGCGCATCGTCCGCGCCGCCCGCACCCGCGGCCTGCCCGTCGTGGTCGCCACCCAGATGCTGGAGAGCATGATCTCCGCCCCCACCCCGACCCGCGCGGAGGCCTCCGACGTGGCCACCGCCGTGTTCGACGGCGCCGACGCCGTGATGCTCTCCGCCGAGACTGCCGCCGGCAGCTACCCCTACGAGGCGGTGAACATCATGGACCGCATCGTCGCCCGCACGGAGCAGGACCCGGGCTGGCGCGCCATCACCGACAACAACCGCCCGGAGCCGCGCCACACCTCCTCGGACGCCATCGCAGCCGCCGCCCGCCAGGTGGCCAGCACGATTGAGGCGGAGGCGATCGGCGCCTTCACCTCCACCGGCTCCACCGTGCTGCGCGTAGCGCGCGAGCGCCCGGCGGCCCCCATCATCGGCATGACCGCGAACGAGAGTACGGCGCGCCGCCTCGCCCTCGTCTGGGGCGTCCACCCCGTGCTGAGCAAGGAGCCGGCGAGCATGACGGACATGGTCGCCAAGGGGCTGCGCGCCGCCGCCGCCGAGGGCTTCGCGACCACCGGCGACGAGGTGGTGGTGGTGGCCGGCGTCCCCTTCGGCACCCCGGGCACCACCAACGCGCTCCGCGTGGCGATCGTCGAGTAA
- a CDS encoding tetratricopeptide repeat protein, with protein MRRWAVMAGLLLSAGASAQVLPVPGGGAGMGPAVPPLAVPLPKPGAAEARRAELNRLLDALPQAPSEETAAPLQARIQALWAEGGSPAVGLLLRKGLRAMEANQPGEAVEDLDAAITLQPDFPESWILRARAQAAAGERGAAASDLREALRLEPRHFGALLALSDIQEEAGDLAGALRSLDAALRINPRLPGGAGRRRELARRAQGDAT; from the coding sequence ATGAGGCGCTGGGCTGTGATGGCGGGGCTGCTGCTCTCGGCGGGGGCTTCGGCGCAGGTGCTGCCCGTGCCGGGCGGCGGGGCGGGGATGGGGCCGGCGGTGCCGCCGCTGGCGGTGCCCCTGCCGAAGCCCGGCGCGGCGGAGGCCCGGCGGGCGGAGCTGAACCGGCTGCTGGACGCCCTGCCGCAGGCGCCGAGCGAGGAGACGGCGGCGCCCCTGCAGGCGCGCATCCAGGCGCTCTGGGCCGAGGGCGGATCGCCTGCGGTGGGGCTTCTTCTGCGGAAGGGGCTGCGGGCGATGGAGGCGAACCAGCCCGGGGAGGCGGTGGAGGACCTGGACGCGGCCATCACGCTGCAGCCGGACTTCCCGGAATCCTGGATCCTGCGCGCGAGGGCCCAGGCCGCCGCCGGGGAGCGCGGGGCGGCGGCGTCCGACCTGCGGGAGGCGCTGCGGCTGGAGCCGCGGCACTTCGGGGCGCTGCTCGCCCTCTCGGACATACAGGAGGAGGCGGGCGACCTGGCCGGGGCGCTGCGGAGCCTCGACGCGGCGCTGCGGATCAACCCGCGCCTGCCGGGCGGGGCGGGGCGGCGGCGGGAACTGGCGCGGCGGGCGCAGGGCGACGCGACTTAA
- a CDS encoding methylated-DNA--[protein]-cysteine S-methyltransferase, which translates to MRDTPDSIPGIRPGPSRDPLGDEALWQALLRREPLPGRFYGVTTQGVVCRFGCPARTPLRRHARFFSSVAEAGGEGFRPCLRCDPAGERAAIHAAAVRGACAAIEAAVEAGEAVPSLVALAGRAGYARHHFLRLFRDVAGVTPHAFAAALRARRLGEALACGGRVADAVAEAGIGSESRVYEDGARMLGMTPGAARRGGAGEVIRVAFGTGPLGLVMVGMTARGVCAIELGEDEAALRASLAARFPQARIEPADEGGRAAVARVLGWVEEPHGALDLPLDLRGTAFQRRVWEALRTIPVGETTDYAALAGSLGLPRGARAVARACAGNGVALAVPCHRVVGRDGTLRGYRWGLARKAALLARERGGAA; encoded by the coding sequence ATGCGCGACACACCCGATTCCATCCCCGGCATCCGCCCCGGTCCCTCCCGCGATCCGCTCGGGGACGAGGCGCTGTGGCAAGCGCTGCTGCGGCGGGAGCCCTTGCCCGGCCGCTTCTACGGCGTGACCACCCAGGGGGTGGTCTGCCGGTTCGGCTGTCCGGCCCGGACGCCGCTGCGGCGGCACGCGCGGTTCTTCTCCAGCGTCGCTGAAGCGGGAGGGGAGGGGTTCCGGCCCTGCCTGCGCTGCGACCCCGCGGGGGAGCGGGCGGCGATCCACGCGGCGGCCGTGCGCGGGGCCTGCGCGGCGATCGAGGCGGCGGTGGAGGCCGGGGAGGCGGTGCCGTCCCTCGTGGCCCTCGCGGGGAGGGCCGGCTACGCGCGCCACCATTTCCTGCGCCTGTTCCGGGACGTGGCGGGGGTTACGCCGCACGCCTTCGCGGCGGCGCTGCGGGCCCGGCGCCTGGGCGAGGCGCTGGCCTGCGGCGGGCGCGTGGCGGACGCGGTGGCGGAGGCGGGGATCGGCAGCGAGAGCCGGGTATATGAGGACGGGGCGCGGATGCTCGGCATGACCCCGGGCGCGGCGCGGCGCGGCGGCGCGGGAGAGGTGATCCGGGTGGCCTTCGGTACCGGGCCTCTGGGGCTGGTGATGGTGGGGATGACCGCGCGCGGGGTCTGCGCCATCGAGCTGGGCGAGGACGAGGCGGCGTTGCGGGCCTCGCTCGCGGCGCGGTTCCCGCAGGCCCGGATCGAGCCGGCGGACGAGGGGGGGCGGGCGGCGGTGGCGCGGGTGCTGGGCTGGGTGGAGGAGCCGCACGGCGCGCTGGACCTGCCGCTGGACCTGCGCGGCACTGCCTTTCAGCGGCGCGTCTGGGAGGCGCTGCGGACCATTCCCGTTGGGGAGACGACGGATTACGCGGCGCTCGCGGGATCGCTCGGCCTGCCGCGCGGGGCGCGGGCGGTGGCGCGGGCCTGCGCCGGGAACGGCGTGGCGCTGGCCGTGCCCTGCCACCGCGTGGTCGGGCGGGACGGGACGCTGCGCGGCTACCGCTGGGGCCTGGCGCGCAAGGCGGCGCTGCTGGCGCGGGAGAGGGGCGGGGCCGCCTGA